From Struthio camelus isolate bStrCam1 chromosome 29, bStrCam1.hap1, whole genome shotgun sequence, a single genomic window includes:
- the LOC138062758 gene encoding olfactory receptor 14J1-like, whose protein sequence is MAYDRYVAICKPLHYGTLMGTRACVRMAAAAWAGGFLHALLHTANTFTMPLCQGNVLDQFFCEIAQILKLSCSHSYLREVGVFVFSACLIFGCFVFIVLSYVQIFTAVLRMPSEQGRHKAFSMCLPHLAVVSLFVSTSFFAYLKPPSISSPAVDLVVAVLYSVVPPAVNPLLYSMRNKELKDALNRLIQLVLVQQH, encoded by the coding sequence atggcctatgaccgctacgttgccatctgcaaaCCTCTGCACTACGGCaccctcatgggcaccagagcttgtgtcaggatggcagcagctgcctgggccggtggttttctccatgctctgctgcacactgcaaacacatttacaatgcctctctgccaaggcaatgtcctggaccagttcttctgtgaaatcgctcagatcctcaagctctcctgctcacactcctacctcagggaagtgggggTTTTTGTGTTTAGTGCCTGTTTAatatttgggtgttttgttttcattgtgctgtcctacgtgcagatcttcacagctgtgctgaggatgccctctgagcagggaaggcacaaagccttctccatgtgcctcccgcacctggctgtcgtctccctctttgtcagcacctctTTTTTTGCCTActtgaagcccccctccatctcctccccagctgtggatctggtggtggccgttctgtactcggtggtgcctccagcagtgaaccccctcctctacagcatgaggaacaaggagctcaaagatGCACTAAACAGATTGATTCAGctggttctagttcagcagcactaa